A genomic segment from Comamonas terrigena NBRC 13299 encodes:
- a CDS encoding CPBP family glutamic-type intramembrane protease: MMDPASDDDAPASLPAEELRQPLRLSLLLWLLGLPGVVGMAWQVGQRLPSGHLPGWALPVMGSVQSLLLLAAAVFFGAWLSPRVGLGAPMLGSLVQRRGRPVTALQQMWLPGVAGGVMGAAWMVTLAQLTPDALAPGDPVQALPLWIKLLYSGVAEELLVRWGMMSVLLFALWRMLQPRGGAPRSGLVWTVIALAALLGAASNLPAAMALMGGLSPELLAYVLLNHTVFGLLAGYIYWRHGLGAAIVAHTLALALSHGLT; the protein is encoded by the coding sequence ATGATGGACCCCGCCTCCGACGACGACGCTCCTGCTTCCCTGCCCGCCGAGGAACTGCGCCAGCCGCTGCGGCTGAGCCTGCTGCTGTGGCTGCTGGGCCTGCCCGGTGTGGTCGGCATGGCCTGGCAGGTGGGCCAGCGCCTGCCCAGCGGCCACCTGCCGGGCTGGGCCCTGCCGGTGATGGGCAGCGTGCAGAGCCTGCTGCTGCTGGCGGCGGCCGTGTTCTTTGGCGCCTGGCTGTCCCCGCGGGTCGGTCTGGGCGCGCCCATGCTGGGCTCCCTGGTGCAGCGGCGCGGCCGGCCGGTGACGGCGCTGCAGCAGATGTGGTTGCCCGGCGTGGCCGGCGGCGTGATGGGGGCGGCCTGGATGGTCACGCTGGCCCAGCTCACCCCGGATGCGCTGGCGCCGGGCGACCCGGTGCAGGCCTTGCCGCTGTGGATCAAGCTGCTGTACAGCGGCGTGGCCGAAGAGCTGCTGGTGCGCTGGGGCATGATGAGCGTGCTGCTGTTCGCCCTGTGGCGCATGCTGCAGCCGCGCGGCGGCGCTCCCCGCAGCGGGCTGGTGTGGACGGTCATCGCGCTGGCGGCCCTGCTGGGTGCCGCGTCCAATTTGCCTGCGGCCATGGCGCTGATGGGCGGGCTCTCCCCGGAGCTGCTGGCCTATGTGCTGCTGAACCACACCGTCTTCGGCCTGCTGGCGGGTTACATCTACTGGCGCCACGGGCTGGGAGCGGCCATAGTGGCCCATACCCTGGCCCTGGCACTGTCCCATGGGCTGACCTGA
- a CDS encoding aminopeptidase P N-terminal domain-containing protein — protein sequence MTSVYAQRRARLAAQLGAGGIAIIPTAPERGRNRDNSYLYRHDSYFYYLTGFTEPQATLVLAADGSSTLFCQPKDLEREIWDGYRLGPEAAVASLGVDAAYPVTELGSRLPRLLENQERVWYPFATHEGLAAQVEGWLTAVRARSRYGALCPTAQGDVCALLDDMRLVKDAYELDVMRRAGVISARAHVRAMQRSARMLRAGEDCREYHLDAELLHEFRQGGAQGVAYDSIVAAGANACVLHYRAGNTPVRAGELVLIDAGCELDSYASDITRTFPADGRFTGPQRALYELVLESQKAAIAVTRAGRRFNDPHDATVAVLAQGMLDLGLLDKSTYGTAQDVIDARAYFQFYMHRTGHWLGMDVHDCGSYVEASELGQSSQRKDPLSGETITNRPSRILHPGMVTTIEPGIYVRPAPGVPEQFHHIGIRIEDDAVVTDGDCELLTRGVPVEPDDIEALMRA from the coding sequence ATGACCTCTGTTTACGCCCAACGCCGCGCGCGCCTGGCTGCCCAACTGGGCGCCGGTGGCATTGCCATCATTCCCACTGCGCCGGAGCGGGGGCGCAACCGCGACAACAGCTACCTCTATCGGCACGACAGCTATTTCTACTACCTGACCGGCTTCACCGAACCCCAGGCCACGCTGGTGCTGGCGGCCGACGGCAGCAGCACGCTGTTCTGCCAGCCCAAGGACCTGGAGCGCGAGATCTGGGACGGCTACCGCCTGGGCCCGGAAGCCGCCGTGGCCAGCCTGGGAGTGGATGCCGCCTATCCCGTCACGGAGCTGGGCAGCCGCCTGCCGCGCCTGCTGGAGAACCAGGAGCGCGTCTGGTACCCGTTTGCCACGCACGAGGGCCTGGCCGCCCAGGTGGAAGGCTGGCTCACCGCCGTGCGCGCCCGCTCCCGCTATGGTGCGCTGTGCCCCACGGCGCAGGGCGATGTCTGTGCGCTGCTGGATGACATGCGCCTGGTCAAGGATGCCTATGAGCTGGATGTGATGCGCCGCGCCGGCGTGATCAGCGCCCGCGCCCATGTGCGTGCCATGCAGCGCTCGGCCCGCATGCTGCGTGCCGGCGAGGACTGCCGCGAATACCACCTGGATGCCGAGCTGCTGCACGAATTCCGCCAGGGCGGCGCCCAGGGCGTGGCGTATGACTCCATCGTCGCGGCAGGTGCCAATGCCTGTGTGCTGCACTACCGCGCCGGCAATACGCCGGTGCGTGCCGGCGAGCTGGTGCTGATCGATGCCGGTTGCGAGCTGGACAGCTATGCCAGCGACATCACCCGCACCTTCCCGGCCGATGGCCGCTTCACCGGTCCCCAGCGCGCGCTGTACGAGCTGGTGCTGGAAAGCCAGAAAGCCGCCATTGCCGTGACCCGTGCCGGCCGGCGCTTCAACGATCCGCACGATGCCACCGTGGCTGTGCTGGCCCAGGGCATGCTGGATCTGGGGCTGCTGGACAAGTCCACCTACGGTACCGCCCAGGATGTGATCGATGCGCGCGCTTATTTCCAGTTCTACATGCACCGCACCGGCCACTGGCTGGGCATGGATGTGCACGACTGCGGCAGCTATGTGGAGGCCAGCGAGCTGGGGCAGTCCAGCCAACGCAAGGATCCGCTGTCGGGCGAGACCATCACCAACCGCCCCAGCCGCATCCTGCACCCCGGCATGGTGACCACCATCGAGCCCGGTATCTATGTGCGCCCGGCGCCCGGCGTGCCAGAGCAGTTCCACCACATCGGCATCCGGATCGAAGACGATGCCGTGGTCACCGACGGTGACTGCGAGCTGCTGACGCGCGGCGTGCCGGTCGAGCCCGATGACATCGAAGCGCTGATGCGCGCCTGA
- a CDS encoding sulfite exporter TauE/SafE family protein — MDVDWSTYGWLIAVVVVASACQNLTGFAFGLIFVGMAGALHLMPIADAANVAGLLSLVNGVVYLRSHPFQPRWDMLKPILASSLIGVVGGLALLHWLSGDLVNVLRMLLGVTIIACAIVLLLQKSQRATLSGPGSMWVAGGLSGLLGGLFSTSGPPMVYHLYRQPLPAALVRQCLLVMFLANTVLRLGIVIPSGGLRWSSLFTAAVAVPVVAGVTWLLAKYPPPLSTRVLQWMVCSLLLVAGVSMLLA, encoded by the coding sequence ATGGATGTGGATTGGAGCACCTACGGGTGGTTGATAGCGGTGGTGGTCGTGGCGTCGGCCTGCCAGAACCTCACCGGTTTCGCCTTCGGGCTGATTTTTGTCGGCATGGCCGGTGCCCTGCACCTGATGCCGATTGCCGATGCGGCCAACGTCGCAGGGCTGCTGTCCCTGGTCAACGGCGTGGTGTACCTGCGCAGCCACCCGTTCCAGCCGCGCTGGGACATGCTCAAACCGATTCTGGCCAGCAGCCTGATCGGCGTGGTGGGCGGGCTGGCGCTGCTGCACTGGCTCAGCGGCGATCTGGTGAATGTGCTGCGCATGCTGCTGGGTGTGACCATCATTGCCTGCGCCATCGTGCTGCTGTTGCAGAAAAGCCAGCGCGCCACGCTGTCAGGGCCGGGCTCCATGTGGGTGGCGGGCGGTCTGTCCGGCCTGCTGGGCGGGCTGTTTTCCACCTCCGGGCCGCCCATGGTCTACCACCTGTACCGCCAGCCGCTGCCGGCGGCCCTGGTGCGCCAGTGCCTGCTGGTGATGTTCCTGGCCAACACCGTGCTGCGTCTGGGCATCGTCATTCCTTCGGGCGGATTGCGCTGGTCGTCGCTGTTCACGGCGGCCGTGGCCGTGCCGGTGGTCGCCGGCGTCACCTGGCTGCTGGCCAAATACCCGCCGCCGCTGTCCACCCGGGTACTGCAGTGGATGGTCTGCAGCCTGCTGCTGGTGGCCGGGGTGAGCATGCTGCTGGCGTGA
- a CDS encoding nucleotidyltransferase family protein: protein MSSLPAEPHSRAAMLLAAGRGERMRPLTDTTPKPLLAVRGRALLDWHVAALQRDGVDHMVVNTAWLGTQIPVHLNAAWPALAAAGGLRYSHEGADFGHALETAGGIARALPQLPPVFWLAAGDVFAPDFVFDAAAHDAFAVSNDLAHLWLVPNPAHNPQGDFGLAESAPGSGTGRAVNVPKTQASAALAALPRYTYSTIALLKAELFGAPWCDLPAGNPQGGAAPLAPLLRRAMDAGRVGASVYRGLWVDVGTPERLAQLNAAA from the coding sequence ATGAGCTCTTTACCGGCAGAACCCCACTCCCGCGCTGCGATGCTGCTGGCCGCAGGCCGTGGCGAGCGCATGCGCCCGCTGACCGACACCACTCCCAAGCCGCTGCTGGCCGTGCGGGGCCGCGCGCTGCTGGACTGGCATGTGGCGGCGCTGCAGCGCGACGGCGTGGACCACATGGTGGTGAACACCGCCTGGCTGGGAACGCAGATTCCCGTGCACCTGAACGCGGCCTGGCCCGCGCTGGCGGCGGCCGGTGGCCTGCGCTATTCGCACGAAGGCGCGGATTTCGGCCATGCGCTGGAAACGGCCGGCGGCATTGCCCGCGCCCTGCCGCAACTGCCGCCCGTGTTCTGGCTGGCGGCGGGCGATGTGTTTGCGCCGGATTTCGTGTTCGATGCTGCGGCACACGACGCGTTTGCTGTCAGCAACGATCTGGCCCATCTCTGGCTGGTGCCCAATCCGGCGCACAACCCGCAAGGCGACTTCGGTCTGGCGGAAAGTGCGCCGGGCAGCGGCACGGGCCGCGCCGTAAACGTGCCGAAAACGCAGGCCAGCGCTGCGCTGGCGGCCTTGCCGCGCTATACCTACAGCACCATCGCATTGCTCAAGGCCGAACTGTTTGGCGCGCCCTGGTGCGACCTTCCCGCAGGCAACCCACAGGGTGGGGCCGCGCCGCTGGCGCCGCTGCTGCGCCGTGCCATGGATGCCGGGCGCGTGGGGGCCAGCGTCTACCGCGGCCTCTGGGTGGATGTGGGCACGCCCGAGCGGCTGGCCCAGCTGAATGCAGCAGCCTGA
- the tkt gene encoding transketolase: MANTQMMANAIRALAMDAVQQANSGHPGAPMGMADMAVALWSRHLQHNPVNPHWANRDRFILSNGHGSMLIYALLHLTGYELPLQELKNFRQLHSKTAGHPEVGVTPGVETTTGPLGQGITNAVGFALAEKLLAAEFNQDKHTIVDHHTFVFLGDGCLMEGISHEAASLAGAWKLNKLIALYDDNGISIDGKVTPWFIDNTPERFEAYGWNVIRAVDGHNVDAVDAAIAEAKKSATKPTLICCKTSIGKGSPNRQDTAKAHGEPLGAEEIALTRAALGWTYGPFEIPADVYTDWDAKDQGAKAEAAWDKKFAAYAKDYPELAAAFTRRMAGNLPDNFVEVAAQIASDAHDAGATVASRKASQLALEGLTAALPELLGGSADLTGSNLTNTKSTPAFRVDDNGAVVKTEEGKIGRHINYGVREFGMAAILNGVALHGGYIPYAGTFLTFSDYSRNAIRMAALMKQRVIHVFTHDSIGLGEDGPTHQSIEHAASLRLIPGLDVWRPADTTETAMAWAVAISQKNRPTAMLLSRQNLAYAPKSEDALDNIACGGYVLSEPKDVGLKGKKAQAVIIATGSEVQLALAAQKQLAEKKIAVRVVSMPSTTTFDRQDMAYKQSVLPAGLPRIAVEMGVTDFWWKYGCAAVVGIDSYGESAPAPVLFKHFGFTAENVADTVREALRRNK; encoded by the coding sequence ATGGCAAACACCCAAATGATGGCCAACGCAATCCGCGCGCTGGCTATGGACGCTGTTCAACAAGCTAATTCCGGCCACCCCGGAGCCCCCATGGGCATGGCCGACATGGCCGTGGCGCTGTGGAGCCGCCACCTCCAGCACAACCCTGTGAACCCGCACTGGGCCAACCGCGACCGGTTCATCCTGTCCAACGGCCACGGCTCCATGCTGATCTACGCCCTGCTGCACCTGACCGGCTACGAGCTGCCTCTGCAGGAGCTGAAGAACTTCCGCCAGCTGCACAGCAAGACCGCCGGCCACCCCGAAGTGGGCGTGACACCGGGCGTGGAAACCACTACCGGCCCGCTGGGCCAGGGCATCACCAATGCCGTGGGCTTTGCCCTGGCTGAAAAGCTGCTGGCCGCCGAATTCAACCAGGACAAGCACACGATCGTGGACCACCACACCTTCGTGTTCCTGGGCGATGGCTGCCTGATGGAAGGCATCTCGCATGAAGCCGCCTCCCTGGCCGGCGCCTGGAAGCTGAACAAGCTGATCGCGCTGTACGACGACAACGGCATCTCCATCGACGGCAAGGTCACGCCCTGGTTCATCGACAACACGCCCGAGCGTTTCGAGGCCTACGGCTGGAACGTGATCCGCGCCGTGGACGGCCACAATGTGGACGCCGTGGACGCCGCCATTGCCGAAGCCAAGAAGAGCGCCACCAAGCCCACGCTGATCTGCTGCAAGACCAGCATCGGCAAGGGTTCGCCCAACCGCCAGGACACCGCCAAGGCCCACGGCGAGCCGCTGGGTGCCGAAGAAATCGCGCTGACCCGCGCCGCACTGGGCTGGACCTACGGCCCCTTCGAAATCCCCGCCGATGTCTATACCGACTGGGACGCCAAGGACCAGGGTGCCAAGGCCGAAGCCGCCTGGGACAAGAAGTTCGCCGCCTACGCCAAGGACTACCCCGAGCTGGCAGCTGCCTTCACCCGCCGCATGGCCGGCAACCTGCCCGACAACTTCGTCGAAGTGGCCGCGCAGATCGCCTCCGACGCGCATGACGCCGGCGCCACCGTGGCCAGCCGCAAGGCCAGCCAGCTGGCCCTGGAAGGCCTGACCGCCGCGCTGCCCGAACTGCTGGGCGGCTCCGCCGACCTGACCGGCTCCAACCTGACCAACACCAAGTCCACCCCCGCTTTCCGCGTGGACGACAACGGTGCCGTGGTCAAGACCGAAGAAGGCAAGATCGGCCGCCACATCAACTACGGTGTGCGCGAGTTCGGCATGGCCGCCATCCTGAACGGTGTGGCGCTGCATGGTGGTTACATCCCCTACGCAGGCACCTTCCTGACCTTCTCCGACTACAGCCGCAACGCCATCCGCATGGCCGCGCTGATGAAGCAGCGCGTGATCCACGTGTTCACCCACGACTCCATCGGCCTGGGCGAAGACGGCCCCACCCACCAGTCCATCGAACATGCGGCCAGCCTGCGTCTGATCCCCGGTCTGGATGTGTGGCGCCCCGCGGACACCACCGAAACCGCCATGGCCTGGGCCGTGGCCATCAGCCAGAAGAACCGGCCCACAGCCATGCTGCTGTCGCGCCAGAACCTGGCCTACGCTCCCAAGAGCGAAGACGCGCTGGACAACATCGCTTGCGGCGGCTACGTGCTCTCCGAGCCCAAGGACGTGGGCCTGAAGGGCAAGAAGGCCCAGGCCGTGATCATCGCCACCGGCTCCGAAGTGCAGCTGGCCCTCGCGGCCCAGAAGCAGCTGGCCGAGAAGAAGATTGCCGTGCGCGTGGTCTCCATGCCCAGCACCACCACCTTCGACCGCCAGGACATGGCCTACAAGCAGTCCGTGCTGCCCGCCGGCCTGCCCCGCATCGCGGTGGAAATGGGCGTGACCGACTTCTGGTGGAAGTACGGCTGCGCTGCCGTGGTCGGTATCGACAGCTATGGCGAATCGGCTCCCGCACCGGTGCTGTTCAAGCACTTCGGCTTCACCGCCGAGAACGTGGCCGACACCGTGCGCGAGGCTTTGCGCCGCAACAAGTAA
- the gap gene encoding type I glyceraldehyde-3-phosphate dehydrogenase — protein MTIKVGINGFGRIGRNVLRSAVQNFSDIEIVGINDLLEPDYLAYMLKYDSVHGRFDGEVSVEGNTLVVNGKKIRLTQERDPANLKWNEVGADVVIESTGLFLTKETAQKHIDAGAKKVILSAPSKDDTPMFVFGVNHATYKGEAIISNASCTTNCLAPVAKVLNDKWGIKRGLMTTVHAATATQKTVDGPSNKDWRGGRGILENIIPSSTGAAKAVGVVIPELNKKLTGMSFRVPTSDVSVVDLTVELNTEASYEEICAEMKAQSQGALKGVLGYTEDKVVATDFRGETCTSVFDAEAGIALDKTFVKVVSWYDNEWGYSNKCLEMVRVVAK, from the coding sequence ATGACCATCAAGGTAGGTATCAACGGTTTTGGCCGCATTGGCCGCAACGTGCTGCGCTCCGCAGTGCAGAACTTCAGCGACATCGAAATCGTTGGCATCAACGACCTGCTCGAGCCCGACTACCTGGCTTACATGCTGAAGTACGACAGCGTGCATGGCCGCTTTGACGGTGAAGTCTCCGTCGAAGGCAACACCCTGGTCGTCAACGGCAAGAAGATCCGCCTGACCCAGGAACGCGATCCCGCCAACCTGAAGTGGAACGAAGTCGGCGCCGACGTGGTGATCGAATCCACCGGCCTGTTCCTGACCAAGGAAACCGCCCAGAAGCACATCGACGCGGGCGCAAAGAAGGTGATCCTGTCCGCTCCTTCCAAGGACGACACCCCCATGTTCGTGTTCGGCGTGAACCACGCCACCTACAAGGGCGAAGCCATCATCTCCAACGCCTCGTGCACCACCAACTGCCTGGCCCCCGTGGCCAAGGTGCTGAACGACAAGTGGGGCATCAAGCGCGGCCTGATGACCACCGTGCACGCTGCCACCGCCACGCAAAAGACCGTGGACGGCCCTTCCAACAAGGACTGGCGCGGCGGCCGTGGCATTCTGGAAAACATCATTCCCTCCAGCACCGGCGCTGCCAAGGCGGTGGGCGTGGTGATTCCCGAGCTGAACAAGAAGCTGACCGGCATGTCCTTCCGCGTGCCCACTTCCGACGTGTCCGTGGTCGACCTGACCGTGGAACTGAACACCGAAGCTTCCTACGAAGAAATCTGCGCCGAAATGAAGGCCCAGTCCCAAGGCGCGCTGAAGGGCGTGCTGGGCTACACCGAAGACAAGGTGGTGGCCACCGACTTCCGCGGTGAGACCTGCACCTCCGTGTTCGACGCCGAAGCCGGCATCGCCCTGGACAAGACCTTCGTCAAGGTCGTTTCCTGGTACGACAACGAGTGGGGCTACTCCAACAAGTGCCTGGAAATGGTGCGCGTGGTGGCCAAGTAA